DNA sequence from the Pseudoduganella plicata genome:
ACATCAACAGCGCCGCCGTCAGCAGCGTCGTCGATGCGATGCGCGGCACGCCGGAAGTGCTGATGCTACGGGTACTGGCACCCAACGGCGGCGAAATGGCGGGCTTCTCGGCCCCGCGCATCGATCCGCGCAAGGCCATTGCCGTGCACCGCGACATCACGTTCCAGGACGGCACCCGCAATTACCTCGTGGGCGCACTCGATATCGCGTACTCGCGCCAGGAGGCGGAACGCGATCTGCGCCACCAGCTGATGCAGGCGCTGGTCGTCAACCTGCTGCTGGCGCTGACGATCGTCGGTTCGATCTTCCTGGTGGCGCGCAAGGCCGCGCGCCCATTCGCCGATATCCAGAAATCCCTGGAAAAACTCGCGCAGGGCAGGACCGACATCCAGCTGTCCGGCATCGGCCGGTCCGACCAGGTGGGCCGGCTGTCCGCCGCCGTGCGCAGCTTCCGCGACACGCTGACCCGCCTGCGCGATGCCGAAAGCGAACTGCGGGAACTGAACGGCGACCTGGAAACGAAGATCGACGCGCGCACGCACGACCTGAAGCTGACGATGCAGATGGCGCGCGACAGCGAGCGCAAGATCCAGGCCATCATCGACACGGCGCTGGATGCCGTCATCACGATGGACCGGCACGGCCGCGTCGCCGGCTGGAACCGGCAGGCGGAGCTGATCTTCGGCTGGCGCCGCGACGATGCGCTCGGCCAGCAGCTCGATGCGTTGATCATCCCGCCGCGCTACCGCGAGGACCACCGCCGCGGCATGCGCTATTACCTGGCCGGCGAAGGGCGCGGCGAAGTGCTGGACCGCCGCATCGAGGTGGAGGCGCTGCGCAGCGACGGCAGCGAATTCCCCGTCGAGCTGTCGATCACGCGCATCGCGCTGGACGGCATGGACAACTTCGAGTTCTGCGGCTTCGTGCGCGACATCAGCGACCGGCGCGAGCGCGAACAGAAACTGGTGGCGGCCAACGTCAAGGCGGAGGCGGCCAACCTGGCCAAGTCCGAATTCCTCGCCAATATGAGCCATGAGATCCGTACGCCGATGAGCGCCATCATCGGCATGGCCTACCTGGCACTGCGCACGGACCTGTCGCCCAAGCAGCACGACTACGTCAACAAGATCCACCGCGCCGCCATGGGCCTCCTGGGCATCATCAACGATATCCTGGACTTTTCCAAGATCGAGGCCGGCCGCCTGGAAGTGGAGGAGGTGCCGTTCTTCCTGGACGAGGTGCTGGCCAACGTGGCCAGCGTGACGAGCCAGAAGGCGGCCGACAAGGGGCTCGAATTCCTGTTCGACGTGCCGCCCGCCGTGCCGCGCCACCTGTGCGGCGACCCGCTGCGCCTGGGCCAGGTGCTCATCAACCTGATCAACAACGGTGTCAAGTTCACGCAGTCCGGCGAGCTGGAACTGTCGTGCCGCCAGATAAGGCGCGACACCCCCGGCCGCGTGGTGCTGCGCTTTGCCGTGCGCGACACCGGCATCGGCATGTCCGCCGGGCAGAAGGCCAGGCTGTTCCGCGCGTTCGGCCAGGCGGGCGGTTCCACCACGCGCCAGTTCGGCGGCACGGGACTGGGTCTGTCGATCTCGCAGCAGCTGGTGCGGCTGATGGGAGGCACCATTGCCGTCGCCAGCGAGGAAGGCCGCGGCTCCGTCTTCGCCTTCGACCTGGAACTGCCGCTAGTCGAGGACCCGCCGCCACCGCCGCCGGTGCCGCAGGCGCTGACGGGCGCGCGCGTACTGCTCGTCGACGACAACACGCTGGCGCTCGACGTGCTGTGCGAGGCGATGCGCGCGCTGCCGGTACGGGCCGATACGGCCGGCGACGGCGCGGCGGCGCTGGAGGCATTGGTGGAAGCGCAGGAAGCCGGGGACCCGTACGCGCTGGTGCTGACCGACTGGTTGATGCCGGGCGTGGACGGCATCGCACTGGCCCGGCGCATCGCCGCGCTGGCGTTGCGCCGGCGTCCCGCGCTGGTGCTGGTGACGGCATTCGGC
Encoded proteins:
- a CDS encoding response regulator, yielding MQTFLTWLAATRMGRLRDKWRRDILLRLGVSIFLAVALSTAAYTTYALYTLRAQAELRLEERSDRLATVLAQALARPLFDINSAAVSSVVDAMRGTPEVLMLRVLAPNGGEMAGFSAPRIDPRKAIAVHRDITFQDGTRNYLVGALDIAYSRQEAERDLRHQLMQALVVNLLLALTIVGSIFLVARKAARPFADIQKSLEKLAQGRTDIQLSGIGRSDQVGRLSAAVRSFRDTLTRLRDAESELRELNGDLETKIDARTHDLKLTMQMARDSERKIQAIIDTALDAVITMDRHGRVAGWNRQAELIFGWRRDDALGQQLDALIIPPRYREDHRRGMRYYLAGEGRGEVLDRRIEVEALRSDGSEFPVELSITRIALDGMDNFEFCGFVRDISDRREREQKLVAANVKAEAANLAKSEFLANMSHEIRTPMSAIIGMAYLALRTDLSPKQHDYVNKIHRAAMGLLGIINDILDFSKIEAGRLEVEEVPFFLDEVLANVASVTSQKAADKGLEFLFDVPPAVPRHLCGDPLRLGQVLINLINNGVKFTQSGELELSCRQIRRDTPGRVVLRFAVRDTGIGMSAGQKARLFRAFGQAGGSTTRQFGGTGLGLSISQQLVRLMGGTIAVASEEGRGSVFAFDLELPLVEDPPPPPPVPQALTGARVLLVDDNTLALDVLCEAMRALPVRADTAGDGAAALEALVEAQEAGDPYALVLTDWLMPGVDGIALARRIAALALRRRPALVLVTAFGRDETQREAEAAGFAGFLFKPVTHTALVQTLVTLFTPAPAAGSLTPPAPPAVTARVLLVEDNPVNQQVAAELMGVQGIEVDIAGNGREALDRLAQAGPDRYDLVLVDLEMPMLDGHETTLALRRDKRFDRTPVIAMTAHALADVRERCLAEGMQDYLTKPIDPDRLYATLSRWLGRPMLPAPPALPRPRSGAGLPELAGIDTSRGLRHVAGNQVLYLQLLERFRHSQRDAAETVMAALDAGRREEARQRVHTLRGVAGNVGANAVEAAAREVEVALAEGAAPAPVLLNELKVALDVAVTSLDARFAAGRWDEATAGPAEGGRTAAVRPAEAVAHLAGLLAAFNADSVDYFDSVRPALAAVLAPALLERLAAQIGRYDFEAAHRVLETGILADEIVNEGAGDEPGGLP